TGGGGAAGCGGTTGTAGGCCGGCGGGAAGTTCACCGCCACCTCGCGGCGCACCTCATCCAGCAAGGCTTGCCAGTCGCCGGATGCCGGATCGAGCTGGCTGTAAGCCAGCAGGTCGAACAGCGCGAACTCCAGCTGGCGCACCGTGCCCATGCCGCTCTGGAAGTTCTTGGCCGCCTCCATCTTGTCGTACAGCGCGCGCGGCAAAACCTCGCCGCTGTCCACATGGGCGGTCATGCCTTGCAGCACATCCCATTCCCAGGCGAAGTTTTCCAGGAACTGGCTGGGCAGCTCCACCGCATCCCATTCCACGCCGTTGATGCCGGACACGCCCAGTTCGTCGACGCGGGTCAGCATATGGTGCAGGCCATGGCCGAACTCGTGGAACAGCGTAATGACTTCGTCGTGGGTGAACAACGCCGGCTTGTCGCCGACCGCGCGGGTGAAATTGCAGGTGAGATAGGCCACCGGCGTTTGCACGGTTTCGCCCTTCTTGCGGCGGCCGCGCGCGTCGTCCATCCAGGCGCCGGAGCGCTTGCCGTCGCGGGCGTACAGGTCGAAGTAGAAACTGCCGAGCAGCTCGCCATCCTTCAGAATTTCATAGTAACGGACATCCGGATGCCACACCGGCGCGGCGCTGTCGCGCACTTCCACGCCGAACAGCTTGTTCACCACGCCGAACAGACCTTGCACCACCTTGGGCTCCTGGAAGTACTGTTTCACTTCCAGCTCGGAGAAGGCATAGCGCGCCACGCGCAGCTTTTCCGCCGCGTAGGCCAAGTCCCAGGCCTGCAGTTCGGCGATGCCCAGCTCTGCCTTGGCGAAGGCTTCCAGCTCCTGGCGATCCTTCGCCGCGAACGGTTTGGCCTTGGCGGCCAGATCGCGCAGGAAGGCGATGACCTGCTCCGGGCTTTCCGCCATCTTGGTGAACAGCGACAGCTCGGCGAAGTTGGCGAAGCCCAGCAATTGCGACTCTTCGCGCGCCAGTTGCAGCTTTTCGCGGATGATGGGGCTGTTGTCGCGCTCGGCCGGGCCGAACTCGGACGCGCGCTGCACATAGGCCTGGTACAGCTTCTCGCGCAGGGCGCGGTTGTCGGCGTATTGCAACACCGGGAAATAGAAAGGGAATTGCAGCGTGATCTTATAGCCGGCCTTGCCATCGCCTTCCGCCGCCGCGGCGAACAGCGCCAGCGAGTCCTCAGGCACGCCGGCCAGCTCGGCCTGGTCTTCGATGATCAGGCTGAAGGCGTCGGTGGCGTCCAGCACATTCTGCTCGAACTTGGCCGACAGCTCCGCCAGGCGCATCTGGATGGCGGCGAAACGCTCCTTGGCCGCGGCTTCCAGCTCGGCGCCGGACAGGCGGAAGTCGCGCAGATCGTTTTCGATGATCTTCTTGCGCGCCGCGCCGTAGGCGGCATGCTCGGCGCTGGCCGCCAGCGCTTTGAAGCGGGCGAACAAGGCCAGGTTCTGCCCCATTTCGGTCCAGAATTCTGACACCCGCGGGATATTGGAATTGTAAGCCTCGCGCAATTCCGGCGTATTCACCACCGCGTTCAGGTGCGTCACCACGCCCCAGGCGCGCGACAGCCGCTCGGTGGCGTCGGTCAAGGGGCTGACGAAATCGTCCCAGCTCGGCTCGCCGGTTTCCGCGGTCAGCCGAGCCACGGCGGCGCGCGCCTCTTCCAGCAGCGCATCCAGCGCCGGATTGATGTGTTCCGGGCGGATTTCGGCGAAACGGGGCAGACCGGATAAATCGAGAAGGGGATTCTGGCTCATGGCTTCAGCGTCCTGTTACATGGAACGGATATGATAAGGGAATTTGCATGCCGCCGCGCGCGGCCTGCACAATGCATTATTCCTGAGATAAGGACGAAACGATGAAAAGCAATATCCGCCCCTACGACGGCCATCACCCGGTCATCGCCGACGATTGTTACATCGACCCCGCCGCCGTGGTGATAGGCGAAGTCGAGCTCGCGGCCGGCGCCTCGGTGTGGCCTTGCGCGGTGATCCGCGGCGACGTGAACCATATCCGCATCGGCAAGAACAGCAATGTGCAGGATTTCGCCATGCTGCACGTCAGCCACAAGACCGAGGCCGACCCGCAAGGCGCGCCGCTGATCATAGGCGAGCACGTCACCATCGGCCACCACGTGACGCTGCATGGCTGCACCATAGGCGACGAGGTGCTGATCGGCATCGGCAGCATCGTGCTGGACCGCGTGGTGATCGAGGACAAGGTGTTGATCGGCGCCGGCAGCCTGGTGCCGCCGGGCAAGCGGCTGGAATCCGGCTTCCTGTATCTGGGCAATCCGGTCAAGCAAGCCCGGCCGCTGAGCGACAAAGAACTGGCGTATTTCAAATATTCGGCCGAGCACTACACCCGCGTCGCGGACAAGCACAAAGCCAATCTGGAAGGGTAAGCGATGATAGACAGCGACGATGAGCTGGAATATGTCGGTTTCTGGGCCAGGGTGGCCGCCTGCCTGGTGGATACCGTGCTGCTGGTCGTGGTATCCGCGCCGCTGCTGTGGCTGCTGACCGACGGCGGCGCCAGCAGCTTCGACAACTGGACCGAAATCGCCCTCGGCAACAGCAAAACCGACCATATCGCCGACTTCATGATCAACTATGTGTTGCCGGCGGTGGCGGTGATCCTGTTCTGGATCTACAAAAGCGCCACGCCGGGCAAGATGATGCTGGGCGCGATAGTGGTGGATGCCGACAGCGGCGGCCCGCTGACGCCGGGCCAGGCCGTGCTGCGCTACCTGGGCTATTACCTTTCCCTCATTCCCTTTGCCCTGGGACTAATCTGGGTGGGCCTGGACGCGCGCAAGCAGGGCTGGCACGACAAGCTGGCCCGCACCGTGGTGGTGCGGCGCAAGCCGGCGGCGGTGGCCTTCCGCCGCCGCTAAGCTCAAACCGCGGCCAGCGCGCGCGCTTGCGTCCGCCCTTGGCCGGTCGCCGCCGGACGCTCGCCCGCCGGCAGCCGGAACCACGCCAGCGCGCCCCCCAGACCGCTGGCCGAATTCGCCAATTGCAGCATCAGCGGTTCGGCCTCTTCCATCTGGCTTTCGATGTCCACCGCCAGGCTGGCCAGTTCGTGGCCGTGCTGGCGGATGCTGCCGCCGGCTCGGGCCTGCAGCTCTCGGGCCGCGCCGATGTCGTCCATCAAATCGCCCAAGCCGCCCAGCGCCTCGTCCACCAAGCCCAGGGCCTGGGCCAGAGACTGCTGTGAAGACAGGCTCTCGCCGCTGGCCGCGCCCGCCGCCAGCAAGGCTTCGCCCAGTGCGCCCTTAGCCCGCTCCATCTTTTGCAGGCTGCCGAAAATCGCGCCGGTCGCCTTGGCCGTGCTTTCCGCCAGCTTGCGCACCTCGTCCGCCACCACGGCGAAACCGCGGCCGGACTCGCCGGCCCGCGCCGCCTCGATGGCGGCGTTGAGCGCCAATAGATTGGTCTGCTCCGCCACGTCGCGGATCAGCGAGCTGCTCTGCGCGATGTCGCCCACCGCCTGGCTCAGCTCGCGCATCTCGCGCGTGGCCAGCTCTATTCTTTCCGCCAGCAAGCGCATGGCTTCGGCGTGGTATTCCCCCAAGGCCCTGGCCTGCCCCGTCGCCACGCCCGCGCCGCGCGAATGGTCCAGCGCCGCCTCGATGTGCAGCGCCATCTGCTCGGCATGATTGGCGATTTCGCCGGCGGCGTCGTTGCACAGCCGGCTCTTGCCGATTTGCTGCTGGCTGGCGTCGGCGCTTTGCCGCGTCAACAGCTGCAAGCGCTGGCTGTCGCGCAGATTGTCGCCGGCATGCAGCCGCACTTCGTCCAGCAAGCCGGCCAGCCTTTCCAGGAAACGGTTGATGCGCGAGGAGGCATGCGCCAGCTCATCGCCGCCGCCATCCGGCAGCCTCACCTCCAGATTGCCTTCGCTCAAGGCGTCCGCCGCCAGCGCCATCGCCGACAGGTGGCGCTTCAAGCGCCGCGCCAGCGTCAGCTGGATCAGCACCACCAGCACGCTGGCCAGCGCCATCGGCCCCAGGATCAAGGGCGCCAGCCAGGTCAAGGAGCGGGCCAGCTCGGCCTTCTCTTGCGCCAGCTCGCCTTCGCGTTTCGCCAGCTGCCTGTCTATCTCCAGGGTCAGCGGCACCAGTTCGTTCTGATAAGCCTGCTCCGGAATGGACAACGCGTCCTGCGGCGCCGTTTCGGCGATATGCAGGGCGCTTTCCAGATTGCGGGCGTAACTCAGCCAATGTTGGCTCATCGCCTGGCTGAATAGCTGGCGATCGCCGCCAGGCAGCACCGCCTCGATGTCGCGCTGCAAGGCCGCGGCGCGGCTTTGGGCCTCGGCCAATCGCTTGCCGGTATCCGGCAGCAGCGGGTCGGCGCGGGCAAACGACAAGGCCACCGCCTTGAGCTGCTGCAAATTGGCCGACAACTGCTGCGCGCTGCTGTAGCGATCGACATGATGGGTGAAGGAGTACAACTGCTGGCTGGTGACTGCCATCACCAGCGCCAGACTGGCCAAAGTAAACAGAATGGTCAGCCACAGGCGTTTGATCAGAGACATGATTTTAAGACGAGGTAGAACGATGCAGACGGCCCACTGTAGCGCCGAAACATGACAAAAAGATTGCATTGCGGTAATCCGCAATAGCAACATTTTCTAATATTAGGTTACAATCCGCCGCCCTTGCAGGTGCAAACTGCGCCCGGCGCCCTCGGCGCATTCCGCCAGTTTTCCCTCGGCGCGGGCCGTTTTCCGGCTCCGCCGCCATCAGGCATGGTTCTCCATCGAGTGCCGCATTCTAGAAGACCGGGCCCACCCGGCCTAGTGGGCAGACATCCGTCCGGATTTGGCGCGAGCGCGCTAAACGGCGGCGTCTGGCCCGTCATCGTTCAAATGACAGGAGATACGCCCTTGCAACATCAACATTCCCGCCACATCGGCCCCATCGCGCTGATGCTGACCGGACTGGGTTCCATCATCGGATCCGGCTGGCTGTTCGGCGCCGCCCACGCCGCGCAGATCGCCGGCCCGGCCGCCATCGTCGCCTGGATCGTCGGCATGGTGATCATTCTTTCCATCGCCCTGAGCTACGCCGAATTGGGCGCCATGTTCCCGGAATCCGGCGGCATGGTGCGCTACGCCCGCTACTCGCACGGCTCTTTGCTTGGTTTCATCGCCGCCTGGGCCAACTGGATCGCCATCGTGTCGGTGATTCCGATCGAGGCCGAAGCCTCGGTGCAGTACATGAGCACCTGGCCCTACGCCTGGGCGCATGATCTGTACCACAACGGCGAACTGAGCACTGTCGGCCTGTCGCTGTCCGCCGTGCTGGTGGTCGTTTACTTCCTGCTTAACTACTGGGGCGTCAAGCTGTTCGCCAAGGCCAACAGCGCCATCACCGTGTTCAAGGTGATCGTGCCCGCGGTGACGGTGGGCGCGCTGGTTTACAGCGGCTTCCATTCGGAAAACCTGAACAACGCGGCCCTCGGCGGCTTCGCGCCCTATGG
The Chromobacterium sp. IIBBL 290-4 DNA segment above includes these coding regions:
- a CDS encoding gamma carbonic anhydrase family protein — encoded protein: MKSNIRPYDGHHPVIADDCYIDPAAVVIGEVELAAGASVWPCAVIRGDVNHIRIGKNSNVQDFAMLHVSHKTEADPQGAPLIIGEHVTIGHHVTLHGCTIGDEVLIGIGSIVLDRVVIEDKVLIGAGSLVPPGKRLESGFLYLGNPVKQARPLSDKELAYFKYSAEHYTRVADKHKANLEG
- a CDS encoding M3 family metallopeptidase, which translates into the protein MSQNPLLDLSGLPRFAEIRPEHINPALDALLEEARAAVARLTAETGEPSWDDFVSPLTDATERLSRAWGVVTHLNAVVNTPELREAYNSNIPRVSEFWTEMGQNLALFARFKALAASAEHAAYGAARKKIIENDLRDFRLSGAELEAAAKERFAAIQMRLAELSAKFEQNVLDATDAFSLIIEDQAELAGVPEDSLALFAAAAEGDGKAGYKITLQFPFYFPVLQYADNRALREKLYQAYVQRASEFGPAERDNSPIIREKLQLAREESQLLGFANFAELSLFTKMAESPEQVIAFLRDLAAKAKPFAAKDRQELEAFAKAELGIAELQAWDLAYAAEKLRVARYAFSELEVKQYFQEPKVVQGLFGVVNKLFGVEVRDSAAPVWHPDVRYYEILKDGELLGSFYFDLYARDGKRSGAWMDDARGRRKKGETVQTPVAYLTCNFTRAVGDKPALFTHDEVITLFHEFGHGLHHMLTRVDELGVSGINGVEWDAVELPSQFLENFAWEWDVLQGMTAHVDSGEVLPRALYDKMEAAKNFQSGMGTVRQLEFALFDLLAYSQLDPASGDWQALLDEVRREVAVNFPPAYNRFPNGFSHIFAGGYAAGYYSYKWAEVLSADAYAAFEEVGGANPDTGKRFWNEILAVGGSRPALESFRAFRGRDPQIDALLRHSGMVETAA
- a CDS encoding methyl-accepting chemotaxis protein encodes the protein MSLIKRLWLTILFTLASLALVMAVTSQQLYSFTHHVDRYSSAQQLSANLQQLKAVALSFARADPLLPDTGKRLAEAQSRAAALQRDIEAVLPGGDRQLFSQAMSQHWLSYARNLESALHIAETAPQDALSIPEQAYQNELVPLTLEIDRQLAKREGELAQEKAELARSLTWLAPLILGPMALASVLVVLIQLTLARRLKRHLSAMALAADALSEGNLEVRLPDGGGDELAHASSRINRFLERLAGLLDEVRLHAGDNLRDSQRLQLLTRQSADASQQQIGKSRLCNDAAGEIANHAEQMALHIEAALDHSRGAGVATGQARALGEYHAEAMRLLAERIELATREMRELSQAVGDIAQSSSLIRDVAEQTNLLALNAAIEAARAGESGRGFAVVADEVRKLAESTAKATGAIFGSLQKMERAKGALGEALLAAGAASGESLSSQQSLAQALGLVDEALGGLGDLMDDIGAARELQARAGGSIRQHGHELASLAVDIESQMEEAEPLMLQLANSASGLGGALAWFRLPAGERPAATGQGRTQARALAAV
- a CDS encoding RDD family protein codes for the protein MIDSDDELEYVGFWARVAACLVDTVLLVVVSAPLLWLLTDGGASSFDNWTEIALGNSKTDHIADFMINYVLPAVAVILFWIYKSATPGKMMLGAIVVDADSGGPLTPGQAVLRYLGYYLSLIPFALGLIWVGLDARKQGWHDKLARTVVVRRKPAAVAFRRR